In Primulina huaijiensis isolate GDHJ02 chromosome 16, ASM1229523v2, whole genome shotgun sequence, a single genomic region encodes these proteins:
- the LOC140960776 gene encoding uncharacterized protein: MAFVSFLGRLLFVSVFILSAYQEFNEFGADGGPAAKSLKPKFNSFSKHVATQTGIQVPRVEIKHLIMGAIVMKSLGSLLFVFGSTFGAIILLLHQAISAPILYDFYNYDADKKEFTQLFVKFTQSLALLGALLFFIGMKNSMAKRAPKKKVPKAKTN; this comes from the exons GTCTTCATTCTCTCCGCTTACCAGGA GTTCAATGAGTTTGGAGCTGATGGAGGGCCAGCAGCAAAGTCTTTGAAGCCTAAGTTCAATAGTTTTTCGAAGCATGTTGCCACCCAGACTGGGATCCAAGTGCCGCGAGTGGAA ATTAAACATTTGATCATGGGTGCCATCGTGATGAAGTCGCTGGGGAGCCTGCTCTTCGTGTTTGGGAGCACTTTTGGAGCTATCATCCTC CTTTTGCATCAAGCAATCTCAGCACCAATCTTGTATGACTTCTACAATTACGATGCTGACAAGAAAGAATTTACTCAACTATTTGTCAAGTTTACACAG AGTTTGGCATTGCTCGGTGCGCTACTCTTCTTCATTGGCATGAAGAACTCTATGGCTAAAAGAGCACCAAAGAAGAAGGTCCCCAAAGCGAAGACAAATTAA